In Lacerta agilis isolate rLacAgi1 chromosome 1, rLacAgi1.pri, whole genome shotgun sequence, the following proteins share a genomic window:
- the PSMC6 gene encoding 26S proteasome regulatory subunit 10B: MAEPRDKALQDYRKKLLEHKEIDGRLKELREQLKELTKQYEKSENDLKALQSVGQIVGEVLKQLTEEKFIVKATNGPRYVVGCRRQLDKSKLKPGTRVALDMTTLTIMRYLPREVDPLVYNMSHEDPGDVSYSEIGGLSEQIRELREVIELPLTNPELFQRVGIIPPKGCLLYGPPGTGKTLLARAVASQLDCNFLKVVSSSIVDKYIGESARLIREMFNYARDHQPCIIFMDEIDAIGGRRFSEGTSADREIQRTLMELLNQMDGFDTLHRVKMIMATNRPDTLDPALLRPGRLDRKIHIDLPNEQARLDILKIHAGPITKHGEIDYEAIVKLSDGFNGADLRNVCTEAGMFAIRADHDFVVQEDFMKAVRKVADSKKLESKLDYKPI; encoded by the exons ATGGCGGAGCCCCGAGACAAGGCGCTGCAGGACTACCGCAAGAAGCTCCTGGAGCACAAGGAGATCGACGGGCGCCTCAAGGAGC TAAGGGAACAGCTGAAGGAGCTTACCAAGCAGTATGAGAAGTCTGAAAATGACCTCAAGGCTTTGCAGAGTGTTGGACAG atcgTTGGTGAGGTTCTTAAACAGTTAACAGAAGAGAAAT TCATTGTCAAAGCAACAAATGGACCAAGATATGTTGTCGGCTGCCGTCGTCAG CTCGATAAAAGTAAGCTGAAGCCTGGGACAAGAGTTGCACTGGATATGACCACCCTAACTATTATGAG ATATTTGCCAAGAGAAGTTGATCCCCTCGTTTACAACATGTCTCATGAAGATCCTGGAGATGTATCTTATTCCGAGATTGGAGGATTGTCGGAACAAATCAGGGAACTAAGAGAG GTTATAGAGTTACCACTGACAAATCCAGAATTGTTCCAACGTGTGGGGATTATACCTCCCAAAGGCTGCTTGCTGTATGGCCCACCAG GTACAGGGAAAACTCTCTTGGCCAGAGCTGTCGCCAGCCAGCTTGACTGCAATTTCTTAAAG gtGGTGTCTAGTTCCATTGTGGACAAATACATTGGCGAAAGCGCCCGGTTGATCCGAGAGATGTTCAACTACGCCAGGGATCATCAGCCCTGCATCATTTTCATGGATGAAATTGACGCTATCG GTGGCCGTCGTTTCTCGGAGGGCACGTCAGCTGACAGAGAAATTCAGAGAACTCTAATGGAG TTGCTGAACCAAATGGACGGATTTGATACTCTGCATAGAGTTAAAATGATAATGGCTACAAACAGACCAGATACTCTGGATCCAGCATTGTTGCGTCCTGGAAGACTGGACAGGAAAATCC atATTGACTTGCCAAATGAACAGGCCAGGTTAGACATATTGAAGATCCATGCCGGACCTATAACAAAACATGGGGAAATAG ATTATGAAGCAATTGTGAAGCTTTCTGATGGTTTTAATGGTGCTGATCTGAGAAACGTATGCACTGAAGCAG GGATGTTTGCCATTCGTGCCGATCACGACTTCGTGGTGCAGGAGGACTTCATGAAGGCTGTCAGGAAAGTTGCCGACTCCAAGAAGCTGGAGTCTAAGTTGGACTACAAGCCCATCTAA